GGTTGCACTTGTCTTTGTAGATGTCCTTCAGGGATTTGAAATCTTTGTACATAGAACTGAGAACTTACAACGCAGATGAGCGACCGTGGACAAAGTTTCAACACACAAGCATCATTCCAAAAAGTTGTTGGCATAACTTGACTTCCTCTGATACAGTGGTGGGAGGTTGGGCCACATTGCTCCGGCCCAGGAGGAAAGTTCAGACTGAACCGTGCCACCTGGTGGCTCAATGAGAGTACTGCATCGCCTCACattgctgctgctctcagtgcCAACGCTTCAAGACGTTCCACTATATCTCTCTCCACTTAATCtctatttctctgtctctctctctcacacacacacatacacacacacacacacacaagaaaacttGCATCATCACAGTTAGTCCAGTTGCCTATTTTTcgcaataaatgaaaaaagatgagTATAAGTAAATGGtgagatatttttaaaaactatttaattcattaaaaaaagaggaaaaaaaaaagaaaacaacttttctcTGGTTGTCGTGACCGTGACAGAATCTCGTCTTATACTGAGGTGATTGTGTTTGTCTATtagagatgtttttatttcttttgtcattattattattaattattattattattattattattattgaaagattttttttttacacagttgtcacctctcccctccctccttacTTGAacagtgctgctctgtctggGCTCTTGatggtgatgaaaaaaaaaatcaacagttttgCAATAAAGGGTATGTGATGAGTTTTTTTGCACCAAAACCTCCTGATCTCACTCTTTCAGCCATGCTGACTGTTCTTCCTGATGACATTGACAGAATCGCGtctcttgtctgtgtttttcattgacAGATTTAATAAAATTGTAAATTAATGGATCCCTTGCCCTTGATGTAGTGAATTGTCTGCTTTGAAGCTGCATCATTCAATGTTACTGAAAAGGTCAGAGAATTTAAGACTAGGGGTGGGAATCACAGAGTAGCTCACGATTCGATAGGATTCACGATACGTTACCCATGATAATGATAGTATCACGATGCAGCAATTCTGCAATGATCTATACATTGCCAGATAATAATCTAATCATACATGACAATATCTAACTGGGGAATGCAAAATAAaggaattatgtatttattcactgcATTGTTGTGTCAATTTCACAGAATTTGGCACCAACTGAGATGTGCTAAGTTGATGAAATATCTCAAGTGGAAGTATTGTGACAAATTGCTGTATCGATACTTTGTCCCACCCCTACTCACAACTAGTTTctagaagagaaaacaaaggaaagcaAACGGCCAGTTAGTATAGATTccctttttattgatttaatttaaaatggtaaaacaaaagacatggGTCAGCTGTGAGTACAATTAGCCAAAGCCTTCACACTGtcaatgttgaaatgtcagtcTGAACAAATGTTACCAGGTATTATGATTCACACCAGATACGTCCATTAGACAACATTATCTAAGATGCAATAAAAGATGGAGTGCTAAAAGACATCCTGAGGTCAATATCagtcattaaaaagcaaaaagtaAAATGGGAAGTATCAACTAGGGATCTTGTTTTATGTCATAAATCACTACAAATGGTCTCTGAAGCCATCTGTGCATCTGACGATGCGTCTGACTCCATTAGCACTCAATAAATACGTGGTGCCTCATTTAAAACGCATACACTCTACTTCATTAGGCTCGGTGAGTGTTTCCTTAAAATCGATTATGGTGGGTGGAATTTTTGTACTACAACCAGAAAGTACTTAAAGTAAAATTCAAGAGCAACAGTGAGGAAAGTGGAATCGTCAACAGTTTAAAACTCAATGAGGTAATGATGGCATCAGCACTGCTAAAATGTAGTGATGAGACAGTGAACATGTGATCCACAAAGGAATCGTGCATTTTATGGTTGAAGACAACCCGTCACTGATGCATACGGAGGATACAGTATCTTCTGATATACTATATAGAAGCGTATAGTGTTGCtgttatgtgtatgtgtgtgtcagagctgtgTATAGTTCTTTAGCAGCAGGGGTTTGGCTGAATCCAGGATGTCCAAGTTTGGATCAAGTGACCTGCCCAGACCTTCCAGCACCATGATGGCAAACACAATGGAGGCGAAGTTACTCTCCAGcttcacctaaaaaaaaaaaaaaaaaaaagagtaacaATGTCAGTGAGCTATCGAATTAAAGCAGTCCTAACTCTTTGCCTGTTGGTggtttaaaagttaaaagtctTTAATATGCTCTTATTTTAACTCTCTGCATCTGTGAAGGACATAAACCCCACTTATTCTGTTCATTACATAGACTGCCTAGTACAGTCAGAggatttaaagtttaaaattctGCCTTAGAGTACAAGATCTCTAATTGTgctttatgattttattttaaaacaaggcAGTGGCCCCCACAAAGCAGCAGTTTTGTAAGTTAGACTtcattcacagaaaaatgaaacagagatCAGTGATTTAGCCTTCAATGTCTTCCTGCTAAAAGCAAAATATTCAGGATAGTCAACTACAAACCTCCACAACAGCAGTGACTCTGTGTGGTCACCTGTCGTAACATCTCATGAAGTTTAAGCTTCTCTGCATGGAGTTCCTGTTCACAATAATGAATGTAACTTCCTGAAATTCTACCTTGTGTTGGATGAGTAGACCAAAGACTTTGGAGAGCAATTCACCCACTTGGACCTATGAACACAACAGAGCCCATCAATCAGTAACTGTTATTTCAGGATAACGTCCTCTACAGTAACATAATAACCAAGAGCATCGTGGTAGCTGTTATCATGTGGGCCTGCATCGGACACACAATCCAGGTTTGTACCTTTCCCAGAGAGAGAGTGTTGCTGAGGGCTTGGTCCACCAGCTCAGCCATCTCCTTCTTAAACTGTGGCACGTCTTGGCACTCATTAGCCCTGGCATGATTCAGGATCAACTCTGCCACACGTTCAccctgaagaaagaaaaatcaaaaccaaGATGACGGTTAGTCCATGCTGGAGGTTTGGTCTGGCCTTCAGATTACATTtcattgttgtgtgtttcttttttttttttactttgaagagCCATTTTTATGGAGTTaaagactgaatgttttttatgcggaaaaagttgaaaattaaCAGGCGACAAAAAAGTAACCTTAACCTTAAGTTTTAACATATGTTCTGATACACTGCTGTTAAGTGAGAAATGTCAAAATTTCCCAAATTTTTCTCTGAATCTCATGATCTGgaaccccaccccaccccaccctaaaacaaaaaaaaggttcaatTATGTTCATGATTCATTATATTAATCAGGATTTCTCCCAGATACTAACAGTAGATGGAAATTCAGTCACTGGGTTTGGTGAGAGTTCACCTATACCTACAACCTGACAGTATCATATTTGAAGCAAAAAACAATCTATTATTGATACAAGAGTTAAAAAAGAAGACAATTGTGTTCCGCTGCCACAGTTCAGTATTGAAACTTCATGTATGATGGCTTTCCTTCATTACCTGTTGCAGCACCACAGCTGTGAAGACAGCCTTCAAGTTTGCGAGATCGTGGTCACTAAGCTGGGCTACGATGCCTGCATCAAGTAGCACCAGCTGGAAAGGATTCGGGTCCGGCCTGACGCTGATCACTACAGTGTCCCACAGGTCAGTGAGGGTGGTCTTACCATGGGCCTCCCCTGAGACACCAGTGCTGTCACTGGAACCAGGAACAGGCCCCGAGCACTTGACCAGAATGTTCCCTGGATGGAGATCCGCATGGACAAAGTTGTCCACAAAAACCTGGAATATATGATGGAAATATCCAGTAGATATAATCTGACGTAATGAAAATGGCTGTCATTCACTCAGAACACATGAACACCGAACAGACAGGGAGACATTCACATACAAATTAGGAAACGACATTAATCAGGTGCAACTGAAATGGCGCAGGTTTTGTATCTCACCATCTTCAGGATTGCGTCTACTCCCATCCTGGCTATTTTCTGCTTCACCTCCGGAGGAATGTCAGAGCTCAGGTAGTTGGATATGGGCTCACTCTCctgaacaaaaatgtttattataatCTAATGATTCTgattaaatgaatatatttagAGTAAATCTGTACTGCGGTCTGCCTGGAAATCAGAGACAGTGTGTCAAACAGGTTGAGCTTACTATAGAAGACAATAGTTCCATAATTATACTAATGTTCGTTTGACATTGCGATATGTGTGACTTGGTTGTACTTTACATTTGGAGCACGCTGTATCAGTCATTTCCATAGATTTTTAAGTCCCTCAGCACTCACTTCAAAAGTCTCCACTAAAATGGTCCTGGTGACAAATGGTCGTAACGGAGTTGGGAACTTGACATACTCCACGTTGCGGAAGTTTTCCCGGAAACGCTCGATGTTCTTTGCCTCAAACCGGAGATCAATCTGAAATAAAAGTTCAGTTACATCACTTGAAATGACTCTACCAGCCTAAACTCTGGCCTGTAGAGAAATGCTAATAAATCTAGAGCTGTATGATGGAGTCTGAATAATCCTACCTGTTTGGTCATGAGCTTCTCAAACTCCTCCACTATCTCAAACAGACTGAGCCACTTGAGACCAGGCAGGCAGTGCAGAAGCCAACTTCCTGCTTTCATCAGCATCAGGTCCATTTCA
This sequence is a window from Acanthopagrus latus isolate v.2019 chromosome 8, fAcaLat1.1, whole genome shotgun sequence. Protein-coding genes within it:
- the adck2 gene encoding uncharacterized aarF domain-containing protein kinase 2, with product MTMLTFGARAVLFNLRYSFHKAGSFTRTRLIHNSRACFVKRGQILTQIPKVTLLCLGAVNASSCAARCQEAILPSPKSDRQSLAKVQVHKVIFFFRLTLRALLLLFKFGPLLLLSPLALVSSRWAGRWLDALLWVTETSGPTFIKLGQWASTRRDIFSQEFCERFSRLHVRVRPHSWAHTKQCLRRAFGEGWRSVLQIDSKEPVGSGCVAQVYRGWANADQVDDPAFQSLVEEMEKEDLLEAWEIPGLRGVTRSLWQLWRGRKEGEGFEERNHPKVQHEEGSAEKGHLIPVAIKVLHPGIRGQVEMDLMLMKAGSWLLHCLPGLKWLSLFEIVEEFEKLMTKQIDLRFEAKNIERFRENFRNVEYVKFPTPLRPFVTRTILVETFEESEPISNYLSSDIPPEVKQKIARMGVDAILKMVFVDNFVHADLHPGNILVKCSGPVPGSSDSTGVSGEAHGKTTLTDLWDTVVISVRPDPNPFQLVLLDAGIVAQLSDHDLANLKAVFTAVVLQQGERVAELILNHARANECQDVPQFKKEMAELVDQALSNTLSLGKVQVGELLSKVFGLLIQHKVKLESNFASIVFAIMVLEGLGRSLDPNLDILDSAKPLLLKNYTQL